A region of bacterium DNA encodes the following proteins:
- a CDS encoding HNH endonuclease: protein DAAISRVLLAGSVVIDVGRATRVVSAPARRALRLRDRGCRWPGCDRQVNWSTPHHIVAWSKNGPTDLANLVLLCFAHIASSTRGDGRWSRPGASSASCRPSGW, encoded by the coding sequence CGACGCCGCCATCTCCCGCGTCCTGCTCGCCGGCTCGGTGGTGATCGACGTCGGCCGGGCGACGCGGGTGGTCTCGGCGCCGGCGCGGCGGGCGCTGCGGCTCCGGGATCGCGGTTGCCGCTGGCCGGGCTGCGACCGCCAGGTCAACTGGTCGACGCCGCATCACATCGTCGCCTGGAGCAAAAACGGTCCGACCGACCTGGCCAACCTCGTGCTTTTGTGCTTCGCTCACATCGCCTCGTCCACGAGGGGGGATGGCAGGTGGTCAAGGCCGGGCGCGAGTTCCGCTTCCTGCCGCCCGAGCGGGTGGTGA
- a CDS encoding HAMP domain-containing histidine kinase codes for MTRSLRGRLLIGVISLVATGLLISDIATYAALQSSLIGRIDRQLGTRSMVDTAVAVIAGQCTRRVPGAPAEYPAGTVAELIGLDGTVVTACTLQFGSTSTRPASPVLPKPLPTAGIDTPAPPFTVSGTGGVSQYRMTDWPENLFDGQYVVFAVPLTEAQSTLSQLLLLEALIGLSVVAGTAVLALLIIRLGLRPLQRMGVVAADIAAGDLSRRVEPATPETEIGRLGLALNGMLSQIEAAFAQSTETEQRLRRFVADASHELRTPLTSIRGYSEMLRRGAAKSPADSELARRRIEEEAVRMSVLVDDMLLIARLDQGRPLENEPVDLQAIAEDAVADARAVAPQREISLSTPGPVVVQGDDTRLRQVLGNLVRNALVHTPQLSPVDIAVSTADGNGRLSVADHGPGLRADQMDRIFEPFYRADPSRSRDSGGAGLGLSIVSAVVTAHGGRVKVTETPGGGATFEVELPLVTADRAD; via the coding sequence CTCGCTGGTGGCCACCGGACTGCTGATCTCCGACATCGCCACGTACGCAGCCCTGCAGTCATCCCTGATCGGCAGGATCGACCGGCAGCTGGGAACGCGATCGATGGTCGACACCGCGGTCGCCGTCATTGCCGGCCAATGCACGAGGCGAGTGCCGGGCGCTCCGGCCGAGTATCCAGCCGGCACGGTCGCCGAGCTCATCGGCCTGGACGGCACGGTGGTCACGGCCTGCACGCTGCAGTTCGGCTCGACGTCGACCCGGCCGGCGAGCCCTGTGCTGCCGAAGCCCCTGCCGACCGCGGGTATCGACACTCCTGCCCCTCCGTTCACCGTCAGCGGGACGGGTGGCGTGTCGCAGTACCGGATGACCGACTGGCCCGAGAACCTGTTCGATGGCCAATACGTCGTGTTTGCGGTTCCGCTGACGGAGGCTCAGTCCACGCTCAGCCAGCTGCTGCTGCTGGAGGCATTGATCGGCCTGAGCGTCGTCGCCGGAACCGCGGTGCTCGCGCTGCTCATCATCCGACTCGGGCTGCGACCGCTGCAGCGAATGGGCGTCGTGGCGGCGGATATCGCGGCGGGAGACCTCAGCCGCCGCGTCGAGCCCGCGACACCGGAAACCGAGATCGGGCGGCTTGGTCTGGCCCTGAACGGCATGCTCAGCCAGATCGAGGCGGCGTTCGCCCAGAGCACCGAGACCGAACAGCGGCTGCGGCGCTTCGTCGCGGACGCCTCGCACGAGCTGCGAACCCCATTGACCTCGATCCGTGGTTACTCGGAGATGCTCCGGCGCGGCGCGGCGAAATCGCCGGCCGACTCGGAGCTCGCGAGGCGCCGCATCGAAGAGGAGGCCGTCCGCATGTCGGTGCTCGTCGACGACATGCTGCTCATCGCGCGGCTCGACCAGGGCCGGCCGCTGGAGAATGAGCCGGTCGACCTGCAGGCCATCGCCGAAGACGCCGTGGCCGACGCGCGCGCGGTCGCGCCGCAGCGTGAGATCAGCCTCAGCACGCCAGGCCCGGTGGTCGTCCAAGGAGACGACACGCGGCTGCGACAGGTTCTGGGCAACCTGGTCCGCAACGCACTCGTGCACACGCCGCAGCTCAGCCCGGTCGACATCGCGGTATCGACAGCGGATGGCAACGGACGGCTGTCGGTCGCGGACCACGGCCCAGGCCTGCGGGCCGATCAGATGGACCGGATATTCGAACCCTTCTACCGAGCGGACCCGAGCCGGAGCCGGGACAGCGGCGGCGCGGGGCTGGGCCTGTCCATCGTCAGCGCGGTGGTCACCGCCCATGGCGGCCGCGTCAAGGTCACCGAAACGCCGGGCGGAGGGGCCACGTTCGAGGTCGAGCTGCCACTCGTTACCGCCGACAGGGCTGACTAG